The Amycolatopsis umgeniensis DNA segment TCACGACGGCGACGATCAGCGTGCGCCATCCCCACAGCGGCGAGCGCACCGCGAGCAGACAGGGCAGCACCGTGATGATCACGTTGAACGTCTTCGCGGGCGGCGGCACCGAAACGGTCGAGAACGTGACGAAAGCCGCCCACAGTCCCCATGCGACGATCGCGAGAGCGCGCAGCCGGCGCAACCCCGCCGAGCGCTTCGGCGGGGTGCCGGTTCCGGTGAATGCCGTGTGGCGCAGGGCATCCCACCACGCCCGCGGGCGCTGTCGGTCGATCATCAAGCGTCACCCTACCCTCGGGGCGACACACCCTGCGTAATCGAATCGTCGACGCGCTCGACCTTGCCGACGAGGAAGACGTAGGAAAGGATCCCGGCGATCGTGATCACGGTCATGTAGGCGAAGCCGGGCGCGAAGCTGTCATCGGTGACGATCAGGCCGATGACGATGGGGGTGGCGATCGACGACAGGTTCCCGATGAAGTTGAACATCCCGCCGGTCAGTCCCAGCAGCCGTCGCGGCGCCAGCGCGGAGACCAGCGACCAGGTGATCGACGCGAGGCCGTTGCCGAAGAAGGCGACGGACAGGATGACGATGACCAGCGCGGTCGAGTCGGTGAAACCGGCCCCGACCATCACCGTGCTCAGCACCAGGCCCGCGATGATCGGGCCCTTGCGCGCCACGCTGAGCGAAGCGCCGCGCCGGACCAGGAAGTCCGACAGGACACCGGAAGCCAGCACACCGACCAGAGCCGCGATGAACGGCAAAGACGCCAGGAAACCGGACTTGATGTAGTCCATGTCCCGGTATTCGACGAGGTACGTCGGGAACCAGGTGAGGAAGAACCAGAGCGTCGAGGTCAGGCAGAACTGGCCGAAGTAGATACCCCACAGTTTCCGGCTGCCCAGCACGGCCGCCAGATCCGCTCGCGTGATCCGCGCCCGCTCCGGCCGCTCATCAGCCAGATCCACCAGGCCGCCGCCCGAGCGGATCAGCTCGATCTCGGCCTCGTTGGCCCGCGAATCTCGCGGCTCGCGGTACTTCGCGTACCAGAGCGCGGCCCAGAGGATGCCGACCAGTCCGGTGGCGATGAACACCCAGTGCCAGGACAGGATCGCCTGCATCCAGGACAGTACGGGGGTCAGCAGGGCGAGGCCGATGAACTGGCCTGAGGTGTAGAAGCCGATCGCGGTGGCGCGTTCGCGTTCCGGGAACCAGACGGTCGCGATCTTGCTGTTGATCGGATAGGCGGGCGCCTCGAAGACACCGACCATGAGCCGCAGCGCGATCAGCGCCACGAAACCCCCGATGACACCCATGAAGAAGGTCGCGAGTGACCACATGATCAGGCAGGCCGGGTAGAGCAGCCGCGGCGGGATCTTGTCGACCAGCCAGCCGCCGGGAAGCTGCAGCGCGGCGTAGGTCCAGCCGAAAGCCGACAGGAGCAGGCCTTGTTCCACTTTGGACAGGTCGAGTTCGCCGGCGATCGCGGGCATCGCGATCGACAGGTTCGAGCGGTCCAGGTAGTTGATGACGACGGTGATGAACAGCATCACCGCGATGAGCACCCGATACCGGGAGGGACGCGTCATCGTGCTCACCATTCCGCGAACGAGCCGTCGGTGTGCCGCCACACCGGATTCCGCCAGCGATGTCCTTCGGCCGCGCGTTCGGCGACGTATTCCTCGTTGATCTCGATGCCGAGCCCCGGCCCGTCGGGGATGGTGACCTGTCCGTCTTCGTAGGCGAACACCGACGGGTCGGTGACGTAGTCGAGGAGATCGTTGCTCGTGTTGTAGTGGATGCCGAGGCTCTGCTCCTGGATCGTCGCGTTGTAGCAGCCCGCGTCGATCTGCAGGCAGGCCGCCAGCGCGATCGGCCCCAGTGGACAGTGCAAGGCGAGGCCGACGTCGTACGCCTCGGCCATGTGCGCGATCTTGCGCGCTTCGGTGATGCCGCCGCAGTGCGACGGGTCCGGCTGGATGATGTCGACGGCGCCGGAGGCCAGCACCGCCTTGAAATCCCACCTCGAGAACAGCCGCTCGCCGAGCGCGATCGGGATCGGCGAGTTGCGAAGGACCTCCGCGAAGCCGTCGACGTGCTCGGACAGCACGGGTTCCTCGACGAACATCAGCCGGTACGGCTCCAGTTCGCGCAGCAGGACCTTGGCCATCGGTTTGTGCACGCGGCCGTGGAAGTCCACGCCGATGCCGACGTTCGGACCGACGGCCTCGCGCACGGCGGCCACGTTGGCCACGCAGCGATCGACCTTGTCCCAAGTGTCCAGATAGGACAGTTCCTCGGTCCCGTTCATCTTGACAGCGCTGAACCCGCGATCCACCACCTCCCGCGCGGCGCGGGCGGTTTCGGCGGGACGATCGCCGCCGATCCACGAGTACACCTTGATCCGGTCACGCACCCGGCCGCCGAGCAGTTCGTGCACCGGCACGCCGAGCGTCTTGCCCTTGATGTCCCACAGCGCCTGGTCTATCCCGGCCAGCGCGCTCATGTGGATCCCGCCACCCCGGTAGAACCCGCCGCGGTAGAGGACCGTCCACAGATCTTCGATCCGCGAGGGATCCTTGCCGATCAGGTAGTCGGAAAGCTCTTCGACGGTGGCTGCCACCGAGGATGCCCGGCCCTCCAAGACCGGCTCACCCCATCCGGTGATGCCCTCGTCGGTTTCGATCTTCAGGAACGACCAGCGCGGCGGCACCTGATATGTCGTCATTGACACGATCTTCATGTTTTCTTCCTTAATCCTGGTGCCAGATCTTGG contains these protein-coding regions:
- the dgoD gene encoding galactonate dehydratase, translated to MKIVSMTTYQVPPRWSFLKIETDEGITGWGEPVLEGRASSVAATVEELSDYLIGKDPSRIEDLWTVLYRGGFYRGGGIHMSALAGIDQALWDIKGKTLGVPVHELLGGRVRDRIKVYSWIGGDRPAETARAAREVVDRGFSAVKMNGTEELSYLDTWDKVDRCVANVAAVREAVGPNVGIGVDFHGRVHKPMAKVLLRELEPYRLMFVEEPVLSEHVDGFAEVLRNSPIPIALGERLFSRWDFKAVLASGAVDIIQPDPSHCGGITEARKIAHMAEAYDVGLALHCPLGPIALAACLQIDAGCYNATIQEQSLGIHYNTSNDLLDYVTDPSVFAYEDGQVTIPDGPGLGIEINEEYVAERAAEGHRWRNPVWRHTDGSFAEW
- a CDS encoding MFS transporter, giving the protein MTRPSRYRVLIAVMLFITVVINYLDRSNLSIAMPAIAGELDLSKVEQGLLLSAFGWTYAALQLPGGWLVDKIPPRLLYPACLIMWSLATFFMGVIGGFVALIALRLMVGVFEAPAYPINSKIATVWFPERERATAIGFYTSGQFIGLALLTPVLSWMQAILSWHWVFIATGLVGILWAALWYAKYREPRDSRANEAEIELIRSGGGLVDLADERPERARITRADLAAVLGSRKLWGIYFGQFCLTSTLWFFLTWFPTYLVEYRDMDYIKSGFLASLPFIAALVGVLASGVLSDFLVRRGASLSVARKGPIIAGLVLSTVMVGAGFTDSTALVIVILSVAFFGNGLASITWSLVSALAPRRLLGLTGGMFNFIGNLSSIATPIVIGLIVTDDSFAPGFAYMTVITIAGILSYVFLVGKVERVDDSITQGVSPRG